A genomic window from Maylandia zebra isolate NMK-2024a linkage group LG20, Mzebra_GT3a, whole genome shotgun sequence includes:
- the LOC101487433 gene encoding poly(rC)-binding protein 2 isoform X2: protein MDSSLVEGGLNVTLTIRLLMHGKEVGSIIGKKGESVKKMREESGARINISEGNCPERIITLAGPTTSIFKAFSMIIEKLEEDISTSMTNSTATSKPPVTMRLVVPASQCGSLIGKGGCKIKEIRESAGAQVQVAGDMLPNSTERAITVAGTPQSIIECVKQICIVMLESPPKGVTIPYRPKPSGSPVIFAGGQAYAVQGQHAIPQPDLTKLHQLAMQQSPFPIAHSNQGFQAGMDASAQTGSHELTIPNDLIGCIIGRQGAKINEIRQMSGAQIKIANPVEGSTDRQVTITGSHASISLAEYLINARVGFFCCLLRLSSEATGLAAN, encoded by the exons ATGGACTCCAGTTTGGTTGAAGGAGGACTTAATGTCACCTTAACCATCAGGCTTCTCATGCATGGGAAG GAGGTTGGAAGCATTATTGGCAAG AAAGGAGAGTCTGTTAAAAAGATGAGAGAGGAG AGTGGTGCACGTATCAACATCTCAGAGGGGAACTGCCCAGAGAGGATCATAACTCTCGCGGGACCTACCACCTCTATCTTTAAAGCCTTTTCCATGATCATAGAGAAACTGGAGGAG GACATCAGCACTTCGATGACTAACAGTACAGCCACCAGCAAACCACCAGTCACCATGCGCCTCGTTGTACCCGCCAGCCAGTGCGGCTCACTCATTGGTAAAGGTGGCTGCAAGATCAAAGAAATCAGAGAG TCTGCAGGAGCTCAGGTACAAGTAGCAGGGGACATGTTACCCAACTCAACAGAACGTGCCATCACCGTTGCAGGGACTCCACAGTCCATTATTGAGTGTGTCAAGCAGATCTGCATTGTCATGCTTGAG tcTCCACCAAAAGGAGTGACCATCCCATACAGACCCAAACCCTCAGGGTCTCCTGTCATCTTTGCAGGTGGTCAG GCTTACGCTGTCCAAGGGCAGCACGCCATTCCACAGCCTGAT CTCACCAAACTTCACCAGCTGGCCATGCAGCAGAGCCCCTTCCCCATTGCACACAGCAACCAGGGCTTCCAGG CTGGGATGGATGCCTCTGCACAAACTGGCTCTCATGAGCTGACCATTCCAAACGAT CTCATTGGCTGTATCATCGGCCGTCAGGGCGCAAAGATCAATGAGATCCGTCAGATGTCAGGGGCTCAGATCAAGATTGCCAACCCTGTGGAGGGCTCAACTGACAGACAGGTCACCATTACTGGCTCCCACGCCAGTATCAGCCTGGCTGAGTACCTGATCAATGCCCG tGTTGGATTTTTCTGTTGTCTGCTCAGGCTGTCATCTGAAGCTACTGGACTCGCAGCCAACTGA
- the LOC101487433 gene encoding poly(rC)-binding protein 2 isoform X3 — translation MDSSLVEGGLNVTLTIRLLMHGKEVGSIIGKKGESVKKMREESGARINISEGNCPERIITLAGPTTSIFKAFSMIIEKLEEDISTSMTNSTATSKPPVTMRLVVPASQCGSLIGKGGCKIKEIRESAGAQVQVAGDMLPNSTERAITVAGTPQSIIECVKQICIVMLESPPKGVTIPYRPKPSGSPVIFAGGQAYAVQGQHAIPQPDVSEGPSLTKLHQLAMQQSPFPIAHSNQGFQAGMDASAQTGSHELTIPNDLIGCIIGRQGAKINEIRQMSGAQIKIANPVEGSTDRQVTITGSHASISLAEYLINARLSSEATGLAAN, via the exons ATGGACTCCAGTTTGGTTGAAGGAGGACTTAATGTCACCTTAACCATCAGGCTTCTCATGCATGGGAAG GAGGTTGGAAGCATTATTGGCAAG AAAGGAGAGTCTGTTAAAAAGATGAGAGAGGAG AGTGGTGCACGTATCAACATCTCAGAGGGGAACTGCCCAGAGAGGATCATAACTCTCGCGGGACCTACCACCTCTATCTTTAAAGCCTTTTCCATGATCATAGAGAAACTGGAGGAG GACATCAGCACTTCGATGACTAACAGTACAGCCACCAGCAAACCACCAGTCACCATGCGCCTCGTTGTACCCGCCAGCCAGTGCGGCTCACTCATTGGTAAAGGTGGCTGCAAGATCAAAGAAATCAGAGAG TCTGCAGGAGCTCAGGTACAAGTAGCAGGGGACATGTTACCCAACTCAACAGAACGTGCCATCACCGTTGCAGGGACTCCACAGTCCATTATTGAGTGTGTCAAGCAGATCTGCATTGTCATGCTTGAG tcTCCACCAAAAGGAGTGACCATCCCATACAGACCCAAACCCTCAGGGTCTCCTGTCATCTTTGCAGGTGGTCAG GCTTACGCTGTCCAAGGGCAGCACGCCATTCCACAGCCTGATGTAAGTGAGGGGCCCTCT CTCACCAAACTTCACCAGCTGGCCATGCAGCAGAGCCCCTTCCCCATTGCACACAGCAACCAGGGCTTCCAGG CTGGGATGGATGCCTCTGCACAAACTGGCTCTCATGAGCTGACCATTCCAAACGAT CTCATTGGCTGTATCATCGGCCGTCAGGGCGCAAAGATCAATGAGATCCGTCAGATGTCAGGGGCTCAGATCAAGATTGCCAACCCTGTGGAGGGCTCAACTGACAGACAGGTCACCATTACTGGCTCCCACGCCAGTATCAGCCTGGCTGAGTACCTGATCAATGCCCG GCTGTCATCTGAAGCTACTGGACTCGCAGCCAACTGA
- the LOC101487433 gene encoding poly(rC)-binding protein 2 isoform X1, translating to MDSSLVEGGLNVTLTIRLLMHGKEVGSIIGKKGESVKKMREESGARINISEGNCPERIITLAGPTTSIFKAFSMIIEKLEEDISTSMTNSTATSKPPVTMRLVVPASQCGSLIGKGGCKIKEIRESAGAQVQVAGDMLPNSTERAITVAGTPQSIIECVKQICIVMLESPPKGVTIPYRPKPSGSPVIFAGGQAYAVQGQHAIPQPDVSEGPSLTKLHQLAMQQSPFPIAHSNQGFQAGMDASAQTGSHELTIPNDLIGCIIGRQGAKINEIRQMSGAQIKIANPVEGSTDRQVTITGSHASISLAEYLINARVGFFCCLLRLSSEATGLAAN from the exons ATGGACTCCAGTTTGGTTGAAGGAGGACTTAATGTCACCTTAACCATCAGGCTTCTCATGCATGGGAAG GAGGTTGGAAGCATTATTGGCAAG AAAGGAGAGTCTGTTAAAAAGATGAGAGAGGAG AGTGGTGCACGTATCAACATCTCAGAGGGGAACTGCCCAGAGAGGATCATAACTCTCGCGGGACCTACCACCTCTATCTTTAAAGCCTTTTCCATGATCATAGAGAAACTGGAGGAG GACATCAGCACTTCGATGACTAACAGTACAGCCACCAGCAAACCACCAGTCACCATGCGCCTCGTTGTACCCGCCAGCCAGTGCGGCTCACTCATTGGTAAAGGTGGCTGCAAGATCAAAGAAATCAGAGAG TCTGCAGGAGCTCAGGTACAAGTAGCAGGGGACATGTTACCCAACTCAACAGAACGTGCCATCACCGTTGCAGGGACTCCACAGTCCATTATTGAGTGTGTCAAGCAGATCTGCATTGTCATGCTTGAG tcTCCACCAAAAGGAGTGACCATCCCATACAGACCCAAACCCTCAGGGTCTCCTGTCATCTTTGCAGGTGGTCAG GCTTACGCTGTCCAAGGGCAGCACGCCATTCCACAGCCTGATGTAAGTGAGGGGCCCTCT CTCACCAAACTTCACCAGCTGGCCATGCAGCAGAGCCCCTTCCCCATTGCACACAGCAACCAGGGCTTCCAGG CTGGGATGGATGCCTCTGCACAAACTGGCTCTCATGAGCTGACCATTCCAAACGAT CTCATTGGCTGTATCATCGGCCGTCAGGGCGCAAAGATCAATGAGATCCGTCAGATGTCAGGGGCTCAGATCAAGATTGCCAACCCTGTGGAGGGCTCAACTGACAGACAGGTCACCATTACTGGCTCCCACGCCAGTATCAGCCTGGCTGAGTACCTGATCAATGCCCG tGTTGGATTTTTCTGTTGTCTGCTCAGGCTGTCATCTGAAGCTACTGGACTCGCAGCCAACTGA
- the LOC101487433 gene encoding poly(rC)-binding protein 2 isoform X4, with amino-acid sequence MDSSLVEGGLNVTLTIRLLMHGKEVGSIIGKKGESVKKMREESGARINISEGNCPERIITLAGPTTSIFKAFSMIIEKLEEDISTSMTNSTATSKPPVTMRLVVPASQCGSLIGKGGCKIKEIRESAGAQVQVAGDMLPNSTERAITVAGTPQSIIECVKQICIVMLESPPKGVTIPYRPKPSGSPVIFAGGQAYAVQGQHAIPQPDLTKLHQLAMQQSPFPIAHSNQGFQAGMDASAQTGSHELTIPNDLIGCIIGRQGAKINEIRQMSGAQIKIANPVEGSTDRQVTITGSHASISLAEYLINARLSSEATGLAAN; translated from the exons ATGGACTCCAGTTTGGTTGAAGGAGGACTTAATGTCACCTTAACCATCAGGCTTCTCATGCATGGGAAG GAGGTTGGAAGCATTATTGGCAAG AAAGGAGAGTCTGTTAAAAAGATGAGAGAGGAG AGTGGTGCACGTATCAACATCTCAGAGGGGAACTGCCCAGAGAGGATCATAACTCTCGCGGGACCTACCACCTCTATCTTTAAAGCCTTTTCCATGATCATAGAGAAACTGGAGGAG GACATCAGCACTTCGATGACTAACAGTACAGCCACCAGCAAACCACCAGTCACCATGCGCCTCGTTGTACCCGCCAGCCAGTGCGGCTCACTCATTGGTAAAGGTGGCTGCAAGATCAAAGAAATCAGAGAG TCTGCAGGAGCTCAGGTACAAGTAGCAGGGGACATGTTACCCAACTCAACAGAACGTGCCATCACCGTTGCAGGGACTCCACAGTCCATTATTGAGTGTGTCAAGCAGATCTGCATTGTCATGCTTGAG tcTCCACCAAAAGGAGTGACCATCCCATACAGACCCAAACCCTCAGGGTCTCCTGTCATCTTTGCAGGTGGTCAG GCTTACGCTGTCCAAGGGCAGCACGCCATTCCACAGCCTGAT CTCACCAAACTTCACCAGCTGGCCATGCAGCAGAGCCCCTTCCCCATTGCACACAGCAACCAGGGCTTCCAGG CTGGGATGGATGCCTCTGCACAAACTGGCTCTCATGAGCTGACCATTCCAAACGAT CTCATTGGCTGTATCATCGGCCGTCAGGGCGCAAAGATCAATGAGATCCGTCAGATGTCAGGGGCTCAGATCAAGATTGCCAACCCTGTGGAGGGCTCAACTGACAGACAGGTCACCATTACTGGCTCCCACGCCAGTATCAGCCTGGCTGAGTACCTGATCAATGCCCG GCTGTCATCTGAAGCTACTGGACTCGCAGCCAACTGA